Proteins found in one Flavobacterium channae genomic segment:
- a CDS encoding helix-turn-helix domain-containing protein, whose amino-acid sequence MKEILKQARIEKGLSTRKLAELSKTDQALISKFENGFRIPTKKQVQTLAQILEIDLKPLLVAWYKVKLDHNFDLNPFAIQAITEILQEKGIEVGNSSKEKEITSILDELEILKQKLTNLR is encoded by the coding sequence ATGAAAGAAATTTTAAAACAAGCCCGAATTGAAAAAGGTCTTTCAACCAGAAAGTTAGCCGAACTATCAAAAACCGATCAAGCCTTAATTAGTAAGTTTGAAAATGGTTTTCGTATTCCTACCAAAAAACAAGTCCAAACGCTTGCTCAAATACTTGAAATCGATTTAAAACCATTATTAGTAGCTTGGTACAAAGTAAAATTAGATCATAATTTCGATTTAAATCCTTTTGCTATTCAAGCAATCACTGAAATTCTTCAAGAAAAAGGTATCGAAGTTGGCAACTCTTCTAAAGAAAAAGAAATTACTTCTATATTAGACGAATTGGAAATTTTGAAACAAAAATTAACAAATCTTCGCTAA
- a CDS encoding Gfo/Idh/MocA family protein: MLKVGVLGAGHLGKIHLRLLNQSEKYELVGFYDAFNENANKVAAEFGYKKFDSIAELIAAVDVVDIVTPTMQHFECAKQVIEAGKHIFIEKPISNTVEEAEEIIALAKKHNVKGQVGHVERFNPAFTAVKDKINNPMFIETHRLAEFNPRGTDVPVVLDLMIHDIDAILSVVKSKVKSVNASGVAVISDSPDISNARIEFENGCVANITSSRISMKNMRKSRFFQKDAYISVDYLDKVCEVVRMKDAPEVPGDFDMILQNAEGVKKQIYFDNPGVEANNAILDELETFADAINNNTTPIVTLEDGTEALRVAYHIIDCMKK; encoded by the coding sequence ATGCTTAAAGTTGGAGTTTTAGGTGCTGGTCACCTTGGAAAAATACATTTGCGATTATTAAATCAATCAGAAAAATATGAATTAGTAGGCTTTTACGATGCTTTTAATGAAAATGCGAACAAAGTTGCTGCTGAATTTGGATATAAAAAATTTGACTCTATTGCTGAACTAATTGCTGCAGTTGATGTTGTAGATATTGTAACGCCAACCATGCAACACTTTGAATGTGCAAAACAAGTTATCGAAGCTGGTAAACATATTTTTATCGAAAAACCAATTTCAAATACAGTTGAAGAAGCAGAAGAAATTATTGCTTTAGCCAAGAAACACAACGTAAAAGGTCAAGTTGGACATGTCGAAAGATTTAATCCGGCGTTTACCGCTGTGAAAGATAAAATCAATAATCCTATGTTTATTGAAACGCATCGTTTGGCAGAATTCAATCCTCGTGGGACGGATGTTCCTGTGGTTTTGGATTTGATGATTCACGATATTGATGCCATTTTGAGCGTTGTAAAATCGAAAGTAAAATCGGTAAATGCTAGTGGTGTTGCCGTAATTTCTGATTCTCCAGATATTTCAAATGCTCGTATTGAATTTGAAAACGGTTGTGTAGCAAACATTACATCGAGTCGTATTTCAATGAAAAACATGAGAAAATCACGTTTCTTCCAGAAAGATGCTTACATCTCTGTAGACTATTTGGATAAAGTTTGTGAAGTTGTTCGCATGAAAGACGCACCCGAAGTTCCAGGTGATTTTGATATGATTTTACAAAATGCTGAAGGCGTAAAAAAACAAATCTATTTTGATAATCCTGGTGTTGAAGCAAACAATGCAATTTTAGATGAATTAGAAACATTTGCCGATGCTATCAATAATAATACAACGCCAATTGTAACTTTAGAAGACGGAACAGAAGCACTTCGTGTGGCTTATCATATTATTGATTGTATGAAAAAATAA
- a CDS encoding 3-hydroxyacyl-CoA dehydrogenase family protein, with product MNTIAVIGAGTMGNGIAHTFAQSGFTVKLIDISEKSLEKGMATIAANLDRMVAKGSISEEDKHKTIGNIITYTDVKDGVVGCDLVVEAATENVQLKFNIFKQLSEVCDHNVILATNTSSISITQIAANVVHPERVIGMHFMNPVPIMKLVEIIRGYNTSDEVTKIIMDLSVKLGKTPTEVNDYPGFVANRILMPMINEAIETLYNGVGGVYEIDTVMKLGMAHPMGPLQLADFIGLDVCLSILNVMYDGFKNPKYAPCPLLVNMVMAGKLGVKSGEGFYDYSESKKAEKIAKQFLK from the coding sequence ATGAACACAATCGCAGTAATCGGAGCAGGAACAATGGGTAACGGAATTGCTCATACTTTTGCTCAAAGCGGATTTACCGTAAAATTAATCGATATTTCAGAAAAATCATTAGAAAAAGGAATGGCAACTATTGCTGCTAACCTTGACCGAATGGTAGCTAAAGGAAGCATTTCTGAAGAAGACAAACACAAAACAATTGGAAACATCATAACTTATACTGACGTTAAAGATGGCGTTGTAGGATGTGATTTAGTTGTAGAAGCTGCTACTGAAAACGTACAATTGAAATTCAATATCTTCAAACAATTAAGTGAAGTTTGTGATCATAATGTAATTTTAGCAACAAACACTTCTTCAATTTCTATCACTCAAATTGCAGCTAATGTTGTTCATCCAGAAAGAGTAATCGGAATGCACTTCATGAATCCGGTGCCGATTATGAAATTAGTTGAAATCATTCGTGGTTACAATACTTCTGATGAAGTAACTAAAATCATAATGGATTTATCTGTTAAGTTAGGAAAAACCCCAACAGAAGTTAACGATTATCCAGGTTTCGTAGCTAATAGAATTTTAATGCCAATGATTAACGAAGCTATCGAAACGTTATACAACGGTGTTGGTGGTGTTTACGAAATCGATACGGTAATGAAATTAGGAATGGCACACCCAATGGGACCATTACAGTTAGCAGATTTCATCGGATTAGACGTTTGTTTATCTATCTTAAACGTTATGTACGACGGATTTAAAAATCCTAAATATGCTCCATGTCCGTTATTAGTAAACATGGTAATGGCTGGAAAATTAGGAGTGAAATCAGGAGAAGGTTTCTACGATTACTCAGAAAGTAAAAAAGCAGAAAAAATTGCAAAGCAATTTTTAAAGTAA
- the smpB gene encoding SsrA-binding protein SmpB, whose translation MQKTVNILNKRAKFDYEILDKYTAGIVLTGTEIKSIRLGKASIAESFCEFHDGELFVINSHIEEYLYGTHYNHKAKSERKLLLNKRELKKLNKDSDNKGLTIVPLRLFTNEKGLAKLDIALCRGKKNYDKRESLKEQDTKRDLDRIKKSF comes from the coding sequence ATGCAAAAGACAGTTAACATACTTAATAAAAGAGCTAAATTCGATTACGAAATTTTAGACAAATACACCGCTGGAATTGTTTTAACCGGAACTGAAATCAAATCGATTCGTTTAGGAAAAGCTTCTATTGCTGAAAGTTTTTGCGAGTTTCACGATGGCGAATTATTTGTGATCAATTCGCATATTGAAGAATACTTATACGGAACACATTACAATCATAAAGCAAAAAGCGAACGCAAATTGTTATTAAACAAAAGAGAATTAAAAAAACTAAATAAAGATTCTGATAACAAAGGATTGACTATAGTTCCGCTTCGTTTGTTTACTAATGAAAAAGGATTAGCAAAGCTTGATATTGCTTTATGTCGTGGTAAAAAGAATTACGATAAACGCGAATCGTTAAAAGAACAAGATACAAAACGCGATTTAGATCGAATCAAAAAAAGTTTCTAA
- a CDS encoding protein-L-isoaspartate(D-aspartate) O-methyltransferase, translated as MKDTNKHQGLRNQLVKQLEDKGITDKNVLAAISKIPRHLFLDSSFEDFAYQDKAFPIEAGQTISQPYTVAFQSQLLEVEKDHKILEIGTGSGYQTAVLCMMGAKVYSVERQNKLFKITSNLLPKLNIRPKYLSFGDGYKGLPDYAPFDSIIVTAGAPFIPQPLMAQLKIGGRLVIPVGEKEQIMTLLIRKNETQFEKHEFGDFRFVPLLENKN; from the coding sequence ATGAAAGATACTAATAAGCATCAAGGACTTAGAAATCAGCTTGTAAAACAGTTAGAAGACAAAGGAATTACCGATAAAAATGTATTGGCAGCCATTAGTAAAATTCCGCGCCATTTGTTTTTAGATTCGAGTTTTGAAGATTTTGCCTATCAAGATAAAGCTTTTCCTATAGAAGCAGGGCAAACTATTTCGCAACCTTATACGGTAGCTTTTCAATCGCAATTGTTAGAAGTTGAAAAAGATCATAAAATTTTAGAAATTGGAACTGGAAGCGGTTACCAAACGGCTGTTTTATGTATGATGGGAGCTAAAGTATATTCTGTAGAAAGACAAAATAAATTGTTTAAAATAACTTCGAATTTATTACCAAAATTAAATATTCGCCCTAAGTATTTGTCTTTTGGAGATGGTTATAAAGGTTTACCAGATTATGCTCCTTTTGATAGTATTATTGTAACTGCGGGTGCTCCGTTTATTCCGCAACCTTTAATGGCACAATTGAAAATAGGAGGTAGACTTGTAATTCCTGTTGGCGAGAAAGAACAAATCATGACGCTTTTAATTCGTAAAAACGAAACGCAATTTGAAAAGCATGAATTTGGTGATTTTCGATTTGTTCCGTTGTTAGAAAACAAAAACTAA